TCAAGCGATACGGTGAGGCGCAGTTTCTCGTCCGCGCCTTGCGTCGGCTGAATGCGGATCATCCCGGCAAGCGCGGCTTGATCCACCGCCCACGCGCGTCCGCCATAGGTCAGCAACATCGGCGCGGCGATCAACGCTTCGACTTGCGTTTTCGCTTCCGACGCGTCCGCGATCAGCGGCTCGACTTCGCGGAACGCGAGCGTCAAATCGCCGCGCTCACTACCGATCACCCGCGCGCGCATCCGCTCGACCATCACTTCGAGATCGAGTTCGCGTCCTTTTTGCGCCGGGGTCGCGACGACGCGTATTCCATCAATGTGTACCGACGCGTCACGCGCGGGGAGTTCAACTTGCGTGGATAACCAATCGAGGTACGCGAGCGCGGTCTGTTCGTCGAATTGCGCTTCGCCGCTGAGATCGCAACCCAGCACCAAACAGCGCGTTTGCTCGACCCAGTTTTCGACGAACGAACCGCGATGACCCAGCAATAACGCGCTCCCGGCGACCGGCGCGAAATCGGTCCGCAAGCCCAGTTCCCAGGGATACGCGCGCCACGTCCGCGCGCCATCGCGCACAACCAATCGCTCGCCGCCATAGCGCGCCAGGATTGCATTCGGTTCGCCCAATTTTTCGACGAGGAATTTTTGCGCCTCCGCGTGCGTCAATCCTGCCATCGGTTGCCCTAATGCGCGGACGCCAAAAATCACGCGGTCGTGAAACGCGAACTGGTAGACGATCAAGAGCAAGATGCTAAAGACGATGAAGAAAACGAAGAAAAAGACCGCGAGGACGGGCAGAACATTGCCGCGGCGTCGGTGCGCCGCGCGAGGTATGGTTTGGTCTTGAGAGCGAATTTCGTTCTCGATAGTAACACTCCATACGTGTGCCGCGCCTGTGCGAACACAGAATACACGTCATTGCTTGGCAAGCATTGTAACCCAAATAGCACGAGTGGTCAAAAAATTGACCCGCGAATCACGCAAATCACGCGAATTAAAAATTAGCGTTATTCGCGTAATTCGCGGATAAAAATCAGATCGTCGAGATCAATTCGATTTCGACGCGCGCGTCGCGCGGCAAGCGCGCCACCTGCACCGTCGAGCGCGCGGGTGGATTCGCCGGAAAAAATTCCGCGTAGACCGCGTTCATGCGTTGAAACTCATTCATGTCCGCGAGAAACACCGTCGTCTTGACGACTTTGTCGAGCGAACTGTTCGCGGATTGAAGCACCGCGGATAAATTTTGCAGGACGCGGCGCGTTTGCGCTTCAATGTCCCCTTCGATCATCGTGTTGGTTGCCGGATCAATCGGCGTTTGCCCGGAACAAAAAATCAAATTGCCGACTTGAATCGCTTGCGAATACGGACCGATCGCTTTCGGCGCGTTCGTCGTGTGAAAGACCTGACGCTCCATGGTTTGTGTCTCCTCGTTTTTTATTTTCAATTCCAGATAAACGTGCGGGTCGCGCTGGGCGGGCTGACTTGCACCCGACTGGTCGAAGTGATCGGGTCAATCCCTTCGACGCGCACGACGCTGACTTGCCAGCGAAATGTGCGCGCGTCCGGCGCGGCATCGCTCCAGTACGCGCTCGGCACCGTCCAGCGTGTCTCTTTCGTCCAGCGCGTTTGCGTCGCGGGTTTGCCATCGCGCGCGGTGTACGCGACCGTAATCGCGTACCATTCGTTTTCGCGCAAGCCACTCGGCGAAACCGATTGCCACTCGAGTACGACTTGCGCGTCGCCATTCGGATAAATCAACGCGTTGAGCGGCGCGATCAATTGCGGCGCGCCATACCCAGGCAAGGACACAGTCGGTACGGGCAAGGGAGTATTGCGCGCGCCGCGCGGTGTGGCGCTTGGCGAAACGCGCGGCGTCGGGGCGAGCGTCGGAGGGAACACAATCGTCGGCGTTGGCGTCACCGGAGTCGCGACGACATACAACATTTGGACGATGGTCGGCGCGCGCGTCGGCTCAGGTTGACCCAGTGCGCGCGATAAAACGTCCGTCGTCATCGCGCGATACGCGACCCAGCCGATGCACACGAGAAGCATCAACCCGCCAATGACCAGCGCGCCGAGGCGCACCACGCGCGGGATCGGCTTGGGATGCGGGTCTTGCCCACAGCGCGGACAAACCCTCGCGTCAGCGGGGATGCGCTTTTTGCAGCGCGCGCAACGAATACGCACATGCCGCGCGATTAGCGCGTACCCGCAAGCCGGGCACACGCCAACGTCCGCACTCAGACGTTTGCCGCAACGCGGACAACGCGTTGCGTCGTCGTCGAACACGATGAGTTTTTCTGGCGGATTCAACACTCGTTCTATCGAACCGGTAGAATGGGCTGACCTGAGATGAGACGCAAAATATCAAAGTACGAAATGATGATCATCAATCCGATGAGCACCGCCGCGCCGATCAAATGTACCATGCCTTGCTTTTTTGGATCCACGCGCTTGCCGCCGCGCAACCACTCGATCAAAATGAAAACGAGTTGCCCGCCGTCGAGCGGCGGGAACGGAAACAGGTTGACAATCGCGAGGTTGAGACTCAACAACGCCAGCCAATTCAACAGACCGATCGCACCCGCCAAGCGCGCCACTTCGCTCGTCGCCTGGTAAATGCCGATCACGCCGACAAACGAATTCGCGGGCACCGAGCCGCGCAGCATTTGTCCGAACAAGGTTGGAATCGCGATGGCGATCTGCGCCATTTGCATCGTCGCGACGCGCGGCGTATCCCAGATCGGCGTGCGGAGATCGAGACCCAACGTCGCATTCGATGCACTCATTTGCGCCGGAATCGTTACGATGATCGGATCGGAGAGTTGCTCCCCGCGCGCGAGACGAAATTCGAGCGATGCGCCCGCGTGAGCTTGCGTAAACTGCGCCAACATGTTCTGATCGTACAACAAACCTTCGGTCGGATCGCCCATCAAGATAACGACATCGCCCGCGCGCACGCCGGCGCGCTCCATCACCGAGCCGGCTTCGACATTCGTCACGCGCAAGCCACCCCGCGCGAGCGCGATCCCGAGCGGACCTTCACCCTGCGGTGGTTCGGCGCGCGGAGTCACTTGGACTGGATCGAGCAACTGCTTGCCGCGCAATGTCGTGAGCATAATCGGTTGCCCGGCATGTTGGCGCGTCAGTTGAATCAGCAAATCGGGATCGTCTTTGATCTCGCGATCATTCAACTTGACTATGATGTCACCCGCGCGCAAGCCCGCCTGCGCCGCGGGCGAATTCTTCGCGATGCCCGCGAGCGTCGTCGTGTCGAGCGGCACACTCGGCGGCAACAACGCGGCGACGAGCATCATCAACACATACGCGAGGATGAAATTCATCGTGACGCCGGCGAAGAGCACGGCGACACGCACGCGCATCTTGGCGGAACCAAAACCGCCGGGCACGTTGGGGTCTTCTTCGCCAAGCAGACGCACAAAGCCGCCCAGCGGAATCCAGTTGAGCGTGTACTCGGTGCCGCGATCCAGGTTCTGCACCTGGCTCACCATCACCAAGCCCTGGTTTTCATCGTCCACCAACGCGAGCGCGGTCAACGTTTCGCGTCCCTCGCGCGTTTCGGTGCGGTACGTGACGCGCGAGCCGACCACGATATTATCGGGCAACGAGAATTCACGCGGGACATGGATGCGGCGTCCCTGAATCTCAAGCCAGCCATGGTCTTTCCAAAAACGCCAGAGACGCGGAGGAAAACCAAAACCGAATTCGAGCACCGGCACCTTGAGCCGTTTGGCAACGGCAAAGTGTCCCAACTCGTGGACGAAAATCAGAATCCCCAGCATCACGGCGAAAATCAGTAAATTCATGCTACCTTCCAAAACATTCTCTTGTTGCGAAGCAAGTGCGCGTATTATACTCGCGCGCGGTGAATCTGGCAATCGGAGAAAATAAAAAGGGTGTTAATGCTCATGCTCGTGCGCCGCGCGATGCAAGTGATGATGAACGTGCTCCGTCTCCTCGTGTTTGTGACGATGCTCGTGAATCAAGTTGCACTCGATCAGCCGCTCGCGATTCGAAAGCAACTCGCGCGCCGCACCGTCGCCGGTGATTTCGTGGTTTTCGCAAAACATCACGACACGATCCGCGATTTCTTCCACGATGCCGAGGTCGTGCGTCGCCGTGATGATCGTCTTGCCTTCACGCGTCAGTTCGCCGATAAAATCGAGCAAGCGCGTTTGACTGCGCGGATCAAGCGACGCGGTCGGCTCGTCGAGCAGCCACACGTCGGGACGCAGCGACAACACGGACGCAAGCGCGACTTTCTTTTTCTCCCCACCACTCAACCGATGCGGCGCGCGGTCGCGTAGTTTCGAAATGCCCAGCAACTCCATCGCCCACTCGCTTCGTTCGATCACCTCTTGCTTGGGCAAACCCAGGTGCAACGGCGCAAACGTAATTTCGTCCCACACCGTCGGCGAAAAGAGTTGCACGTCCGGGTCTTGGAACACCAAGCCGACGCGCCGGCGAAACGCGAACGCGCGCTCCTCGTCTTGCAGCGCCTCTTCCGTCATCACATCGCCAAACGCGCACGCTTTACCGCTTGTCGCAAAGTACAGCGCGTCGAAAATCTTCAACAAGGTGCTCTTGCCCGACCCATTCGCGCCGAGAATCGCAATGCGTTCGCCCGCGCGCACCGTGAGCGATATATCTTTCAGCGCGATTTGGTTATTGTAGGCGTAGGAAATTCGATCCAGTTCAAATATCGGTACGTTGCTCATATGTTTTTCATAAAACCTGAATGGGACGCGGATGAACGCGGACAATAAAAAAATCCGCGTTCATCCGCGTCCAAATATCATTGCGCCTAATGCGACCGCGACGAACACAACAAGCCACACCCCATCGCGCGCGCGCCACGCGATCTCGTCTATCACCATCGCTTCGCCGCGAAACCCGCGCGATTGCATCGCGAGGTATACGTCATCGCTCAACGCGTACGATTTGGCGAACAGCGCACCCATACTCGCCGCAAGCCAACGCCGGTCGTCTGCCGAGGACACGCGCCCGACGACGCGGCTCTTGCGTGCGAGAAACATATTGTTGACCGCGTGAAGCAAAACGTAAATGTAGCGATACGTCATTCCCAGAATCAATACGAATGCTTGCGGCACGCGGAGCACGCGCAACGCTTTGAGCAAGATCGCCCAACGCGTCGTCAAAATCAACAACACCGCAATCGAGACGGACGCGCCGACACGCAACAACAGGAACGCGGCGGTGATAACGCCGGGTTGAGTGATCGCGAGGTACACGCGCGGCGAGGCGAGATCAATGAGCGTCACGAGCGGCGCGCCGGGCGTGAACACGTTGAAGAGCGCGGGCAACGCGACGATGCCGGTAAAAAACGGCATGAACACCCAGACGCGCTTGAAATAAAAACCCATCGGCACGCGCGAGGCGTACGCGAGCGGCAACGTCAAGGCGTACAGCGCCGCGATGACGACCAGGTTTTGCGACGCGCTGATTGCGACGAGCACCGCAAGCGCACCGAGCAATTTCGCGCGCGGGTCGAGCGATTGGAGCAAACCATCCTGCCGCGCGAGTTCCTCGGCGAACAAGGTTTGCTCCAACGCGCCAGTAATGTCCGCGAGGGTCTTTTCAATAAAGCTGCGCGAGGTTTTGGCGCTACTCATTCAATTTCTTTTCATGGGGTTGGCGTCGCTTCGCGCGCCATCACACGTTGTGCGATCCACATGACCGCGAATACGATTGCGAGAACGAGCGCAACGCCGACCACCGCGGAGATGATGTACGCGACCGTTGGATTGTCGAGCGCGGGAATGTCATAATTCGGCAGTGGCGAGATCCAAAAATTCGACCACTGATCGAACCCAACCGGGATGTAACCCAATCCCAGTTGCTCCAATTCGTCGCGCCCCCACTCGCCCCAGGCGGTTCCCGGCGCGAGCAAACCGATCGGCGTCAGCACGACGAGCGCGACCAAGCCGCCCCACGCCCAACGTGGCACGCGCGTCGTCGTCGCGCTCGCGGCAGCGCCGCTGAATTTTTCGAGCAGTTCGGGATTAGTCTTTTGCATCCACGCAATCACCAGCCCGGTGACAAACGCCTCCACCGCGCCTGCAATCGTGAGATGTCCCAGCATCATCGCGGGAATCGCGACATCGAGTCCGTACGGAAAGTACATCGCCTGCCCTGCCGCGTCGCGGAAGAACAACGGTTGGATACCCAGTTCGAACGCGGTCAGCAGCGCGGCGACATTGATCGCGATAAAGCCGGCAATCGCGGCGGCAACGACGCGGCGCGATGAAGTAATCGCCGCGTTGCCGCCGATCCAACGATAGAGATAGAACGCGACGAACGGCATCGCAATCGCCATGTTGAACACGTTCGCGCCAATCGCGAGAATGCCGCCGTCGCCGAAGAAAAATGCCTGGATGATGAGTGCGACAGAAACCGCGAGCACCGCCGCCCAGGGACCCAGGACAATCGCGGCAAGCGCCGCGCCGACCGCGTGTCCGGTTGTGCCGCCGGGTAATGGCACATTGAACATCATGATCACGAACGACAGCGCCGCGAAAAGCGCAATGAGGGGTACCGTGCGTCCGGCGATCAACATTTTTATTTTTTGCGATGCGCGATACCAAAACGGCACGGACGCGGCATACATCACCGCCGCCGCCGCGGGACTAAGATAACCATCGGGAATGTGCATCGGATCCTCCTTCGATCAAATACGAAATCTACTTGCTCGCGAGAAATTGCATCGCGAGGTCGGCGCTTTGCTTGGCTTTGACTTTGATTTGCGCGTCTAGAATTTTGCCGCGTTCGTCAATGACAAAGTGACTGCGAATGATCCCCATATAATTTTTTCCCAGGAATGATTTTTCACCCCAGACGCCATATTTTTCAGCGACGATGTGATCGGGATCGCTCAGGAGAATAAAGGGCAGGTTGTATTTGGTCCGGAATTTTTGATGCGCCTTGGCATTGTCGGGACTGATGCCAATGACCACGCCATTCTTTTCTTCGATCTCGACAAAGCGATCGCGAAAGTTGCACGCTTGCGCCGTGCATCCCGGCGTATCGTCCGCCGGATAAAAATACACTATGACGCGTTTACCGCGAAAACTCGCCAGTGAAACCGACTTGCCGTTTTCATCCGGCAAAGAAAAGTTGGGGGCGGTCCTGCCAATTTGAATCTCTCCCATTTTGTTCCTTTCTGATGTCACGCCGCTTTTTTCTTCGCGCGCGGGCTGGGCGAACTGCACTTGCGGCACAATCCCCAAATCGCAAAGTGATCGAGGTCGGCGACAAAGCCATAGTCATCGAGCAATTTCTTTTCGAGCGACGCAAATACGCGCTCGTCCACCTCACTCATCGTGTGGCACTTGCGACAGATGAGATGGTGATGATGGGGATCGCGATGCATCTCGTACAACGCGCGCCCTTCGCCAAAATCGGTTACGTTGACCAAGTTGAGTTGCGCGAGCAAATCGAGCGTGCGATAGACCGCCGACTTGTTGAGGTACGGATAGCGCGCCCGCACGCGTGCGAGAATATCGTCCGCGCTGATGTGCCCTTCGCTTTCGCAGATCACTGAGAGCACCATTTCGCGTTGCGGGGTCAAGCGATGTCCGCGTTGGCGCAGATTGGTGAGCATGGCAGTATGATGGTGTGACAACGCAAATACTCCTTATTGCGACTAGTTGCAACAAGGAGTATAGCGCGTGCAGGGCGAAATGTCAACGGGGCATTGGCGAGCATATCCCGCCCATTTTTTATCCGCGAATTACGCCACGTGTAGCAAATTCGCCAACACCCCGTGTTGGAAAATGAGCAGAAATTGAGCACGATTTAGTCTGGTCAGCGAACATCAACATTGGATAATGAGCGTAACCTGTCAGAGCATACGGAAAGGGGAATAAACCATGTCAACCGAACTGAACAAAACCGTCATACGCCGTTACTTTGAGGAACTCTGGACTCGGAACAATCTCGGCGTGATTGACGAGATTATTGCGCCGAATGTCGTGGGACACGTCGCGGGACAAACTTTTCACGGCGCGGATACATTTCGGCAACGCGCTAAAAACTTGCGCGCGATCTACTCCGATGTGCGTTTTACCGTCGAAGACCAGGTTGCCGAAGGCGACAAAACGCTAGTGCGCTGGACGTTTCGCGGGCGACACATCGGCGAATACCTGGGCGCCAAGCCGACCGGCAAAGAGATCGTTTCCACAGGGATGAATCTTTTTCGTCTTGCCAATGGCAAGATCGAAGAGCTGTGGGTCGAGTCGGACGATCTCGGCGAACTGCGGCAATTGGGCGTGATCACATTGCCCACATAGCGGATAAATGCCCGCGATTCCTGGGTCGCGTGGAGCCGCGGGCATGGCTCGCGAAACGCGCTAGTCCGATAAACCACGGTGACACACGCGCGCTACGGTCCGCGCGGGTGTGCATCAAGTTTTTGGTGAAAAAACCTTGCGAAGATTGAAAGGCAATTGTATTTGATTTGTCGTCAAAACCTTCGCAAGGTTGAGTGTTCCAAAATTTTGACGGACACCCGGTCCGCGCAAGTTGTTTGTTTCACGCGGGAATCTGTGCTAGAATGGCGTCCGCTATGCCTGACTGGATCGTAATTCTACCCGTGCTGGTTCCGCCCGTCATCGCCCCCGCGTTCGCGATGATCACACGTCACTACCAAGCCGCACGACCTGGGTTGGCAATCGTCCTTCTCGCGCTTGCGCTCGCCGCCGTGGGATTGAACATCGCGCCGGGCACTCATCGCTGGGTCGTCGCCGATTGGCAAGCCGCATCGTTCGTCCTCGCGTTTCGCGCCGACGGCATCGTCATCGCCTTGTGGTTCACGATGCTGATTCCGCTCCTCGCGTTGTGGCTTGCCGCGCCGCCGCGCGCGCCATTCGATCCGACGCGCACGCTCGTGCTTTCCGCCGCGCTTTTGCTTACCGCCGCCGACAACCTCCTCTCGATGTGGTTCGCGTGGTCGCTGTTGGACCTCGCGATCTTTGCATGGCGCTTGGCGCACGATGCCGAACGCGAAAGCGCCGCGCGCGGCTTGGTCATTGGCATGTTTGCCGGAGTCGGACTGTTCAGCGGCGCACTACTCCTGGGTACACCGCGCGCCCAGGACGGCGCGCGCTTGCTCGCGGTCGCGTGGTGGGCGCGGCTCGCGCTCTTTCCCTTTCAACCCCTCTTGCCGCGCCGCGGCGCGGATGCCGCCGATTTTTGGTTCGCGCGCGCGTTGCCGATTCTCGCCGCGTCCGCGCTGTGGTCGCGTGCGGGTGATTGGGTCAACGCGGCGAGCGATTGGCTCGTGCTGTTGGCGATCCTGGCATGGCTCGTTGCGTTGATTTGGATTTGGCGCGAAGAAGACCCGGTGCGCGCGGTGACGGTCAGCGCATCGCACGCGGTTGCGCTCGTGCCGCTCGCGATGGCGTTCGGCGGCGATGCCGGTCCGGCGTTCGTGTGGTGGCTGGCGGCGAGTTTCGCGTTTGCGTTTGCCTTCTTCGAACTCGCGTTGCGTTGGCGCGCGGAGAATCGCAATCGGTGGGCGCGCTTGTCATGGTTTGCCGGCGTCGTCACACTCCTCGCGCCGCCGCTCTCGCCGGCATTTCTCGGACGCGTCGGCGTGTACATCTCGTTGTGGGAAGCCGGGCAAGGACTCGCGTTGTTGCTCGTCGGTGCGGCAACGAGTTTGCTCATCGCGCCGTTGTGGAATTTCGCGTTCGCGGTGCGCGGCGCAGAAGAACGCGCGCCGCATCGTCACGAATCCGCCGCGCTGATCATTTTGGCGCTGACGTTTAGCGCGCTCACCTTTGCGCCGCTGCCGATCGTGCAAGCCCTGGGTGAGACGATGCGCGATGCGAGCGAGGCGGCGATGGTGCGCGTGATCTGGACGAATAATGCGATTGGCGTCATCAGCAGTTTTGTCATCTTGTTCGTGCCAATGATCGTGTCGTTCTTTTTATCCGACATTGTGCGTGGGTGGCATTTGCGCGTGAATTCCCGGTGGATGCGCCTCGCGCGTGTGTTCGATCTCTACTGGCTCGAGCGGATTACGCTTCGGGGTGGAACGCAAATCGGCACGTTGGCGCGGCGCGTTTCGATCATCGCGGAAGAAAATCCGACCGTGTGGCTGCTCCTCGCTGGGTTGTGGGTCGCGATTTTAATACTCGTTTTACGATGAGCGTGGAACCTGATTGACCCGCGATGCGTCTTGCAAGTGAAAAATAAATCTGACCGCTGACCGCCGACGACCAACCGCGCATGTCTTGCGGCGGTCGGTCGTCGGTCGTCGGCGGTCTCTCCAGGAGGAACCATGTTCAAGCGAATTATTCTCGCGATCGTCGCGATGTCGCTCGTGATTGCGACTGGCGTGTTTGCCTACGTCGCCGCGACCCCGCAACTCACGCCGACCGCCATCCAAGCCGCGCCGAGTTTGCAAACGACGCAGAACGATGCGGGCATTTTCGTTTCGGGCACCGGACGCGTGAGTGTCAAACCGAATATGGTGCTCGCGAGCATCGGCATTGAAATTACCGCGAGCAATTTCGCGGAAGCGACAAGCCAGGCGAACACCAAAGCAAACGCGATCATCGAGAAAATCAAAAGTATGGGCGTCGCGGACAAGGACATTCAAACGACCAACTTTAGCGTGCAACCGATCACGCAGCAACGCCCTAACACCACGCCGACCATCACCGGGTATCGCATCAACAATCAACTGAGCGTCAGGATTCGCAAGATGGAAGACGCCGGCAAAATTCTCGACGCGGCGATGACGGCAGGCGCGAATAACATCTACGGCGTGTCGTTCACCGTGGACGATCCGACGCCGTACCAACAGCAAGCGCGCGCGGCAGCGGTCAAGGATGCGATGGACAAGGCGGGACAACTTGCCAAAGCCGCGAACATTCAACTCGGCAAGGTGTTGACGATCAGCGAAGGAAGCGCGGCGCCGCGACCGCTCATTCGAAGTTTCGCTGCACCAGCCGCGATGGACGCGGCGGCGGTTCCACTCGAAGGCGGCGAATTGGAAATCAGCGTGACAGTTGAAATGAAGTTTGCCGTACCGTAATACCGCGTGGCAACAACCACCATCATTTTGGACGCGGATCGCTTCGCGCGCGGATGAACGCGGATTTTTTCTTATCCGCGTTCATCCGCGTCCTAGCCAGTTTTACGGACATGCGTCGCGAATCACGGTGACGGTGCCAGCCGAGTAATTCGAAATGTAAACGCGATTGTTCATCACCGCGATGCCGTCGCCGCCATCCAGACTTTGAGTGCCCAGCGCGAGCGTTCCCAGGTCGGCGAGCGATGTGCCATCGCGGATGTTGACCTGGTTCACTTCGGCGAGAACGACGTAGAGATGATTCGTGTTCGCGTTGTACGCGAGCGCGTATGGCGTGTTCGCCAACGTGATACTCGTCACGTTCGCGCCCGTGCTCGCATTGAGGATCGCAAGTTTGTTCGTATCGCGGCTCGCCACGTACAGCCGATTCGCCGACGCATTGAACGCGACGCCGAACGCGCCGGCATCCCAGCCCCAGTTGTTCAGTTGATTCCCCGCGCCATCCACATCCACGATGCCGCCACTCATCAGCGCGACAAACGCGTGCGAACCCGCCGGCGCAACCATGCTGGGACTAACGCCCGTGCCGAGCGTCTTGACGACATTGTTCGTCGTCGCGTCGAGTGTGCTGACCGAATTCGAATTGAAATTCGCGACCCAGACCGCGTTGTTCGCCGCGCCAAGCCCCCAGGGTTGCGAGCCGACCGCCTTGTTCGCCAACACACTCCCCGACGCATCAAGAATCGCGACGCTGTTCGTATCGCGCAACGCGACGAACAAGCGATTGTTCGCAAAGCCGATGCCATTCGCGTGCCCCGCCGTGCCGGTGCCCCAGGTCGCGGTGACCTGGTTCGTCGCCGCGTTGACGACCGCGACGCTCGAACCGCCGAAGAGACTGACAAATGCGCGATTCGTTCCTGGGTCAGTTGTGATGCCTTTCGGTTGCGCGCCAACCGCGATGTTCGTAAGCACGCTCGGCGCAACGCAACCGGCTTCGCTGGGCGACACTTGGACGAGCGGTAAAAAATTTGTGCTGGGAGTTGGCGAGGTCAATGGCGGCGGCGAAGGCGACGGCGTCA
The Chloroflexota bacterium genome window above contains:
- a CDS encoding YncE family protein translates to MKTRPVRPIHLCVLFVTLIALLAYSFTPAAYIAYARPATLTNPCAYDPNNLFTNGMMLPGWSSPYGTIANGWTPFIFSGNAPQFNVVNNEGIDDTISQQIYEVNTFDAGIQQTVNNLQIGTNYWMRWGYSLAAKSYGGGNVRVNTIGRQFGVIPYGGTDPHDARVIWGPILWDGNAALNRPEMTIVFTARATSATMFLRAIASQNDGGENRVWIDALCMEARPDLTPSPSPPPLTSPTPSTNFLPLVQVSPSEAGCVAPSVLTNIAVGAQPKGITTDPGTNRAFVSLFGGSSVAVVNAATNQVTATWGTGTAGHANGIGFANNRLFVALRDTNSVAILDASGSVLANKAVGSQPWGLGAANNAVWVANFNSNSVSTLDATTNNVVKTLGTGVSPSMVAPAGSHAFVALMSGGIVDVDGAGNQLNNWGWDAGAFGVAFNASANRLYVASRDTNKLAILNASTGANVTSITLANTPYALAYNANTNHLYVVLAEVNQVNIRDGTSLADLGTLALGTQSLDGGDGIAVMNNRVYISNYSAGTVTVIRDACP